A single Taeniopygia guttata chromosome 30, bTaeGut7.mat, whole genome shotgun sequence DNA region contains:
- the LOC140680974 gene encoding olfactory receptor 14J1-like, giving the protein MCYDLYVSICKPLHYGTLLGSRACAHMAAAAWASAFLYSLLHTANTFSLPLCHGNALGQFFCEIPQILKLSCSKSYLRKFGLLLISVCLGFGCFVFMVFSYVQIFRAVLRIPSEQRRHKAFSTCLPHLAVVSLFLSTGAFTYLKPPSMSSPSLDLALSVLYSVVPPALNPLIYSLRNQELKAAVWRLMTRRQIPSSPCPSSSRRPI; this is encoded by the exons atgtgctacgacctctacgtgtccatctgcaaacccctgcactatgggaccctcctgggcagcagagcttgtgcccacatggcagcagctgcctgggccagtgcctttctctattcactgctgcacacagccaatacattttccctgcccctgtgccatggcaatgccctgggccagttcttctgtgaaatcccacagatcctcaagctctcctgctccaaatcctacctcaggAAATTTGGGCTTCTTCTTATTAGTGTGTGTTTAggatttggttgttttgtgttcatggttttctcctatgtgcagatcttcagggctgtgctgaggatcccctctgagcagagacggcacaaagccttttccacctgcctccctcacctggctgtggtctctTTGTTCCTCAGCACTGGTGCATTTACCTACCTAAAGCCCCCctcgatgtcctccccatccctggatctggccctgtcagttctgtactcggtggtgcctccagccctgaaccccctcatctacagcctgaggaaccaggagctcaaggctgcagtgtggagactgatga cacggaggcaaatcccatcctctccttgtccttcctcctccaga aggccaatttga
- the LOC140680912 gene encoding uncharacterized protein, with protein sequence MESREDKSPRQNLVEEAVLSGSRAQEPDGEEKPWRSRTRRGCKRRSRGSEGERPTLGQGGGRRWSQSSELGVPEQLHDGEKPHRCSECGKSFRWRSELIRHQRTHTGERPYECSKCGKRFQTSSCLLRHYPVHTEERPFCCPDCGKGFRENSTLIQHRRIHTGERPYECGECGKSFSWSSSLIMHQRTHTGERPYECSECGKGFQSSSHLLQHYPVHTEERPFRCPDCGKGFRQNSNLIRHRRIHTGERPYECSRCGKRFSQSSHLTEHQRRHR encoded by the coding sequence atggagagcagggaggacaaatccccgcggcagaacctggtggaagaggccgttttgagcggctccagggcgcaggaacccgacggggaggaaaagccctggagatcccgcacgaggaggggctgcaaacgcagatcgcggggatctgagggggaaagacccaccctgggccagggaggcggccggagatggagccagagctcggagctgggggtccctgagcagctccatgatggggagaagccccacaggtgctcggagtgtgggaagagcttcaggtggAGATCCGAGCTGATCaggcaccagaggacccacactggggagaggccctacgagtgttccaagtgtgggaagaggtttcagaccagctcctgtctcctccggcACTATCCGGTACAcacggaggagaggcccttctgctgccccgactgcgggaagggattcagggaaaactccaccctcatccagcaccggcgcatccacactggggagaggccctacgagtgtggggagtgtgggaagagcttcagctggagctccagcctgatcatgcaccagaggacccacactggggagaggccctacgagtgttctgagtgtgggaaggggtttcagtccagctcccatctcctccagcactatccggttcacacagaggagaggcccttccgctgccccgactgcgggaagggattcaggcagaACTCCAACCTCATCAGGCACcgccgcatccacactggggagaggccctacgagtgttcccggtgtgggaagagattctcacagagctctcacttgactgaacaccaacggaggcaccggtaa